A part of Streptomyces sp. NBC_01451 genomic DNA contains:
- a CDS encoding UDP-N-acetylmuramoyl-tripeptide--D-alanyl-D-alanine ligase, whose amino-acid sequence MSLTSIAAVVGGRLANVLDRKAQVTQPARVDSREIVPGALFVALKGQYTDGHDYVEAAIAGGAVAALVTRPVGFPAIVVEDVLTAFARLGRALLHDPLATATVVAVTGSAGKTSTKDFIAQVLPGTVVCTPQSFNNETGLPLTITLGDKTTDYLVLEMGARHIGDIRDLTWIAPPDISVITNVGTAHLGEFGSRQNIAQATGEIVEALQPDGLAVLNADDDFTAAIRLRTRGRVVTYGLSEQATVRAVDVTTDGQGRASYTLTAPEGSAPVHLQSAGDVQVPNSLAAAAVAREAGLRVQESAARLSQALPRSRWRMETTTRADGVTIVNDAYNANPHSMRHALNALASMTGGRDQRSIAVLGRMNELGDDARTSHEEIGRHAAERDLDQIILVGEDEAGWMQDGVRSSGGTALHLPDQDTALDLLRNTLRSGDVVLIKAGRDVQLQQLADALLQPSPHPTGA is encoded by the coding sequence ATGTCCTTGACCAGCATCGCCGCCGTCGTCGGCGGCCGGCTCGCCAATGTCCTCGACCGCAAGGCCCAGGTCACGCAGCCCGCCCGCGTCGACTCCCGCGAGATCGTCCCCGGAGCCTTGTTCGTCGCGCTGAAGGGCCAGTACACCGATGGCCATGACTACGTCGAGGCCGCCATCGCAGGCGGTGCGGTCGCGGCCCTCGTCACCCGGCCCGTGGGCTTCCCCGCGATCGTCGTCGAGGATGTCCTGACCGCGTTCGCACGCCTCGGCCGCGCCCTCCTCCACGACCCCCTGGCCACCGCCACGGTGGTGGCCGTCACCGGCTCGGCCGGCAAGACAAGCACGAAGGACTTCATCGCCCAGGTGCTGCCCGGCACCGTGGTCTGCACCCCGCAGTCCTTCAACAACGAGACCGGCCTGCCGCTGACCATCACCCTGGGCGACAAGACCACCGACTACCTCGTCCTGGAGATGGGAGCCCGCCACATCGGCGACATCCGGGACCTCACCTGGATCGCCCCGCCGGACATCAGCGTCATCACCAACGTCGGCACCGCACACCTCGGCGAGTTCGGCAGCCGGCAGAACATCGCCCAGGCCACGGGCGAGATCGTCGAAGCCCTCCAGCCCGACGGACTCGCCGTCCTGAACGCCGACGACGACTTCACCGCAGCCATCCGCCTGCGCACCCGGGGCAGGGTCGTCACCTACGGGCTGAGCGAACAGGCCACCGTCCGCGCCGTCGACGTCACCACCGACGGTCAGGGCCGGGCCTCCTACACCCTCACCGCCCCCGAGGGCAGCGCCCCCGTCCACCTCCAGTCCGCCGGCGACGTACAGGTTCCCAACAGCCTGGCCGCCGCCGCCGTCGCCCGCGAAGCCGGACTCCGCGTGCAGGAGAGCGCCGCACGCCTGTCCCAGGCCCTCCCGCGCTCCCGGTGGCGGATGGAGACGACCACCCGCGCCGACGGCGTCACGATCGTCAACGACGCCTACAACGCCAACCCCCACTCGATGCGCCACGCCCTGAACGCACTCGCCTCCATGACCGGCGGACGCGACCAGCGCTCCATCGCCGTCCTGGGCCGGATGAACGAACTCGGCGACGACGCGCGCACCTCCCACGAGGAGATCGGCCGCCACGCCGCCGAACGGGACCTGGACCAGATCATCCTGGTGGGAGAGGACGAAGCCGGATGGATGCAGGACGGCGTGCGCAGCAGCGGCGGGACAGCCCTCCACCTGCCCGACCAGGACACCGCCCTGGACCTGTTGCGCAACACCCTGCGCTCCGGCGACGTCGTCCTGATCAAAGCCGGCCGGGACGTCCAGCTGCAGCAGCTCGCCGACGCGCTGCTCCAGCCCAGCCCCCATCCCACCGGCGCCTAG
- a CDS encoding DUF4394 domain-containing protein yields MRKRIIAVAGLLVAASCAGPALAAGDTAAGVKQAGLSAIGLTSDQRLVVFDVRRPAGVWSLGRVWGLSGDTRLVGIDFRVQNGKLYGVGDRGGIYTFSTRNAQAMKVSQLTVALSGTAFGVDFNPAANRLRVVSGSGQNLRHNMDDPAAPLATTVDATLTNPTTPPSTAIGVTGAAYTNNDLSTATATTLFDLDTMADRVSVQSPANTGTLAPAGSLGTDADPDAGFDIYYDPATGTNQGYAVIKTTGTSRLYRVNLLNGKATDSGAFPKKFQVTDLALPINQR; encoded by the coding sequence ATGCGTAAACGCATCATCGCTGTGGCCGGTCTGCTGGTGGCCGCTTCGTGTGCCGGGCCGGCGCTCGCGGCCGGCGACACCGCGGCTGGAGTCAAGCAGGCCGGGTTGTCGGCGATCGGTCTCACGAGTGATCAGCGGCTGGTCGTGTTCGATGTCCGTCGTCCCGCGGGCGTCTGGTCGCTGGGCAGGGTCTGGGGACTGTCCGGGGACACCAGGCTGGTGGGGATCGATTTCCGGGTGCAGAACGGAAAGCTGTACGGAGTCGGTGACCGGGGCGGCATCTACACCTTCAGTACCCGCAACGCGCAAGCGATGAAGGTGTCGCAGCTGACGGTCGCCCTGTCCGGGACCGCGTTCGGGGTCGATTTCAACCCGGCCGCCAACCGGCTGCGGGTCGTCTCCGGCAGCGGGCAGAACCTGCGGCACAACATGGACGACCCGGCCGCCCCGCTGGCCACCACCGTCGACGCCACCCTCACCAACCCCACCACCCCGCCGTCCACCGCCATCGGCGTGACCGGCGCCGCCTACACCAACAACGACCTCAGCACGGCGACCGCGACGACCCTGTTCGACCTGGATACGATGGCCGACCGGGTCTCGGTGCAGTCCCCGGCCAACACCGGCACCCTCGCGCCCGCCGGCAGCCTCGGAACCGACGCGGACCCCGACGCCGGCTTCGACATCTACTACGACCCGGCCACCGGGACCAACCAGGGCTACGCGGTCATCAAGACCACGGGGACCTCCCGTCTGTACCGCGTCAACCTGCTGAACGGCAAGGCCACCGACAGCGGCGCCTTCCCGAAGAAGTTCCAGGTCACCGACCTGGCACTGCCCATCAACCAGCGGTAG
- a CDS encoding UDP-N-acetylmuramate--L-alanine ligase: MAEAAVPTITPTVPAGGPVDVRRPYFVGIGGLGMLPVARVCAERGYMVSGSDVRVSEGLEELVRCGVVVHTGHAAGQVPADATAVVFTHGVGEDHPEIAQARRRGIPLVHRSAVLNALMAADRAVVAVLGTHGRTSTSGMLAFSLARMGQEPSYVLGGDLDVPGSGGCAGRGGFFVAEVDESDRTHIGVRMGVAVITSIGHGHVENYAAAVDHVGAYERCVRTGLDVHGTLVLSADDPGCRELASRLAARGDGPRRVTFGLSSSADWRVSEAVSTGGSTTAVLHGPRGREFDLVLRVPGVHQLLNAAAAVATLHTLGQEGDLAVEALGCFDGVRRRMTLSGEAAGVLVFDSYAHHPDEVGVDLAAARCLVEAGGRVIVVFQSPGQARLDMFGDAFAKALAGCDRVVLTDSGQGVVAGALEALAARITGAGGSAGHVVPDRAQAVVSAADGARSGDVVILMGTGDIVESGPLLRAALAPAAA; this comes from the coding sequence ATGGCGGAAGCCGCAGTCCCTACGATCACGCCGACGGTGCCGGCCGGTGGTCCGGTGGATGTGAGGCGCCCGTATTTCGTGGGGATCGGCGGCCTGGGCATGCTGCCGGTGGCGCGGGTGTGTGCCGAGCGGGGATACATGGTGTCGGGCAGTGATGTCCGGGTGTCGGAGGGGCTGGAGGAACTGGTCCGCTGTGGTGTGGTGGTGCACACCGGGCACGCGGCCGGGCAGGTCCCGGCGGACGCGACCGCGGTCGTGTTCACGCATGGAGTGGGTGAGGACCATCCCGAGATCGCACAGGCGCGCCGGCGCGGTATCCCGCTGGTGCACCGGTCGGCGGTGCTGAACGCGTTGATGGCGGCCGACCGTGCGGTGGTGGCGGTGCTGGGGACGCACGGGAGGACAAGTACGTCGGGGATGCTGGCGTTCTCGCTCGCCCGCATGGGGCAGGAGCCCTCGTACGTGCTGGGTGGCGACCTTGATGTGCCGGGCAGTGGCGGATGTGCGGGCAGGGGTGGTTTCTTCGTCGCGGAGGTCGACGAGTCGGACCGCACTCATATCGGTGTGCGGATGGGCGTGGCGGTGATCACGAGCATCGGGCACGGCCACGTGGAGAACTATGCCGCGGCGGTCGACCACGTCGGCGCCTACGAGCGGTGTGTCCGTACCGGTCTGGACGTGCACGGCACGCTGGTGCTGAGCGCCGACGATCCCGGATGCCGGGAACTCGCCTCCCGGCTGGCCGCGCGGGGGGACGGGCCCCGGAGGGTGACGTTCGGCCTCTCGTCGTCCGCGGACTGGCGGGTGAGTGAGGCGGTCAGTACGGGCGGGAGCACCACGGCGGTGCTGCACGGTCCGCGGGGTAGGGAGTTCGATCTCGTGCTGCGGGTGCCCGGCGTCCACCAGCTCCTGAACGCCGCCGCGGCCGTCGCCACCCTGCACACCCTGGGCCAGGAGGGCGACCTGGCCGTGGAGGCCCTGGGCTGCTTCGACGGTGTGCGGCGGCGTATGACGCTGTCGGGGGAGGCGGCCGGGGTGCTGGTCTTCGACTCCTACGCCCATCATCCCGACGAGGTGGGCGTGGATCTGGCTGCCGCGCGCTGCCTGGTGGAGGCCGGCGGCCGGGTGATCGTGGTGTTCCAGTCGCCTGGCCAGGCCCGGCTGGACATGTTCGGCGATGCCTTCGCGAAGGCGCTGGCCGGCTGTGACCGGGTGGTGCTGACGGACAGTGGTCAGGGCGTCGTCGCCGGGGCGCTGGAGGCGCTGGCCGCCCGCATCACCGGTGCGGGCGGCAGCGCGGGGCATGTGGTGCCCGACCGGGCGCAGGCCGTGGTGTCCGCTGCCGATGGGGCGCGGTCGGGTGATGTGGTGATCCTGATGGGGACCGGTGACATCGTCGAGTCGGGGCCGCTGCTGCGGGCCGCGCTGGCCCCCGCCGCGGCCTAG
- a CDS encoding RNA polymerase sigma factor — translation MSELPAPAGHTGPRPQQVRSFVPSPAVHREDFDTFYVAEKKLLTKFLMYQGASEFEADDAAHQALLAVLPDLWTRLEYPGAYLRTAALRFYWRQNDRREQSTGEVPDMPGGICPVAKLALSEESRTVIDAIRQLPPAQRDVLAWSLDGFTAEEIAAALRRTPAAVRQNLHRARRQLKINLGLEEGETRE, via the coding sequence ATGAGCGAACTACCGGCTCCGGCCGGGCACACCGGGCCGCGCCCTCAGCAGGTGCGGTCCTTCGTGCCGTCCCCCGCCGTGCACCGTGAGGACTTCGACACCTTCTACGTTGCCGAGAAGAAGCTCTTGACCAAGTTTCTGATGTATCAGGGCGCGAGCGAGTTCGAGGCCGACGACGCCGCGCACCAAGCTCTCCTCGCCGTGCTTCCTGATCTCTGGACGAGATTGGAGTATCCCGGGGCCTATCTGCGTACGGCGGCCCTGCGGTTCTACTGGCGGCAAAACGACCGGCGGGAGCAGTCCACCGGCGAGGTACCAGATATGCCTGGCGGCATCTGCCCCGTCGCCAAGCTGGCGCTGTCCGAGGAGAGCCGCACCGTCATTGACGCCATTCGTCAGCTGCCGCCCGCACAGCGAGATGTCCTCGCCTGGTCATTGGACGGTTTCACCGCCGAAGAGATCGCGGCCGCGCTCAGGCGGACTCCCGCTGCCGTACGACAGAACCTGCACCGCGCCCGACGTCAGCTAAAGATCAATCTCGGCCTTGAGGAGGGAGAGACCCGTGAGTGA